DNA sequence from the Armigeres subalbatus isolate Guangzhou_Male chromosome 1, GZ_Asu_2, whole genome shotgun sequence genome:
CACTTGACAGAAAAGGCACCTCATCGCATCGTTTCGATAAAGTCCCCAGTGATGGCTATACCTGAGTTCTTCAGCGCCATGATCATCGGTCGATAAACGTCGGGTAGGCCAGCCAAAAACAATGTTCCATTCCATTCTTCACTGATTGTGAAACCGTTGAAGTGATGAGCAgacgatttgatttgatttacgTATTCTTTCAGACATTCACAAGATGACAGGTCAGTCTTGATCAATTAGTGAAGTAAAACGACTCGTCGGGTCAAGTCTGAATCtttaaatagcggtaccttaatctaaagaggccttacattaagcttaagataatatctgaataaaaaacgactacttaatttcttctcaatagaaatggagcagaaagacatgcactaaacaaatgacacgggtacatatactacaaaagttcaatgaaatggacgcagtggttcatcccgaacaaagaaaaaaatatataagagtcttctccattcggctcggttcatggctacacgttgccaaccacgcagtctacggagggtccgtaagtcaccttccacctgatcgatccaccttgaccgctgcgcatctcgccttcttgtgcccgtcagatcgttgtcgagaatcatttttacctcttcgtattaccccttccaaagcgatgttgaatagcagacatgaaagaccatcaccttgccagtttatcagtttatccggaaatctgttttcgtgcattagctgccatagctggttccgatcgattgtatcaaatgtggctttgaagtcgatgaatagatgatgtgtgggcacgttgtattcgcggcatttctgcagtacttggcgaatggcgaacacctgatccgtggtggagcgttcgcccataaaacccgcctggtactgccccacgaactcccttgcaattggtgctagtcgacggcataacatttgggagagtaccttgtaggcggcgttcagcaatgtgattgcgaggtagttgctacaatccagcttatcgccctttttgtagatgggacacacgacaccttccatcaactcctgcggcaaaacttcctcctcccaaatcttggtaatgacccagtgcagcgctctagtcaggtcctcaccaccgtgtttaaatagctctcctggtagttagtcagccccaggggctttgttgttcttcagccggccaatctcctcctggatttcctgaagatccggagccggtaaaattatgttctgcgcgcgttctcccgtgttcatcaccatactgccatcttcgtctgccacatcgccagttcaggtgttcttcgtagtgctgccgccacctttggatcacctcacgctcgttcgtaagaaagtttccgtttatgtccttacacatatcaggctgtggtacgtggcccttacgtgaacggttcaacttctcatagagctttcgtgcgttattagcacggttcagttgctccgtctcttcacggtctcgatcttcctgctggcgctttttcctccggaaaatcgaattttgcctGTTCCGGGCCCGTTTATATTGTGCCTCGTTCGCCGTCGTGTGGTATATGTGGTGCAAtctcgtccatgctgcattcgtctcttccactaactgctcatatTCACCGTCACAtaagtcgtttctctgatccgggggcaccgtgccaagtgcagcggttgcggtgctaccaatggcggatcgaatatctctccaaccaCCTtaaagagacgctgcgcctagctgctcttccgttgggagtgccacttccagctgctgtgcgtagtcttgggctagtctactgtctcgtagccgcccaatgtttagtcCGATGGCCGGTCTATATATTTCCTCCCTTCcaacctgtgcgttcatgtcgccgatgacgattttgacgtcccgctgtgggcatccatcgtatgtctgctccagctgtgcgtataacgcttctttctcgttgtcgggtctcccttcgtttGGGAAGTGCACATTGATgacgctatagttgaagaaacggccttttatcctcagcttgaacatccttgcgttgattagctgccacccaatcacgcgtttgcACATCTTGACCAGcactattattatattattatattatatactaTTATATTATTCGTCACGTaagtctttgccgattatatcgagtcgtaagaattggttttccaggcggcttattgggcctgcgcaaacatcctgtctcgtcggaaggccgtcgtgtcaggtatgttttgtgtcccacctggcACCAGGATTTGGGCTTGTACGCTTTGAGCGACAACGCTCGCTTTGGCGGGGCCAACTTGTGGATACatccagctttttataggagtttaACAGGGCCTACTGTCAAGCCCCACAagtcgcagatggcctggggagggatcgtcaagcccttggccatagttcctgctgccctaggagttaactttctgaaatcagtatggcgaaaggcatctatgcttcgatttctcaaaattaatcactttcatcggaaaaatatttggtaggcgtagtaggggacaccttcctacataaccggtaccaaacagtttttcatcaaatgtctGGTGGATAACTCATGCCGGCTTGATGCTGGCAGCGACGGGTAGAAAACCAGtcactgtcaataattcattaaatgaaattcattcagtgagtgcaactaatagatggatgttagagttttctaaatgtcgcATCTATCTGTCAAATTGGTACCCGCCGTAGCCACACGGactattagttgcactcactgaatgaattttattaaattgttgaaaattgtgaaaaactgtgTAGGACAACTCTGCATGTGCTGTTGCTCTGTTTCATGCTCGTTGCTCAGTAAAGTTTGATTTCCACCAGTAGGTTTGTAAGTGTTTCAATATCGAAGATGGACCACATCTGTTTTGTCTATCAAGGATGCTTGCCACACATATTCATACTAGCAGGTATAAGAAGTCTTCAATTAATAATTGCTAATAACAATTAAGGAAATGCTCATAGAATCTAAAGTGGAAATGCAGGCTATGTTACAGCTGAATTTAGAGCCATTGAAGGAAAAGTACAAGATTACGCATTATTCGCAGTTGGCTCAAGTTAACAATCtttagtataagtcaactataTATGAATGATAACTTGTTAAGCTTTGGGAAAGATTTCTTTAGGTTATTCGTATTGCCCCGGTCAACCCTACAATACAAGACAAAAAGCAAATGTAGTCGTTGCAAGCAATTTGTCCATGTGAGTCTCGAAAGGCTGAACAGCTCAGATTTGTACGAGCAAtgataatgaatattttttatttaaacaatCTTTATGTGAATTCCAaaaacttttgatctgtccTGTATCTGTCCACGGTTATTGCATGCAAGCTTGAACAGAATAAACATGCCGTTTTGCGTTCAAGAGTTCATGCCTGTTTGCAAATGAACTTCAGAATGAACATGTGTTAAATCCCAAACGAAGCAAAGCTCTTATCAACCAATCGCAGAGTTTCATGATAGCCCATCAGACGAACTGCATCAAGACTGCTGCATTTTACCTAGTCATGCAAGTGGTTGAGCGTTTTGAGTTGAAAGATAGCATTCTTACCACCGTTAGAATCAGTAGCAAAGCAGACACCGTACCACGAAGGCTTGTGTAGAACATCCTCAAATAAAATGTCATCGATTGAACCGATTGTGCTGGTACACGGGGGAGCAGGGGACATTCCAACCGAACGCGTCGAAGGAAAACTGGTAGGCGTGAAACTAGCCGCCAAAGTGGGCTATGCTAAACTTCTAGACTCTGGTTCCGTTTTGGATGCTGTCGAGGTGGCAGTTCGTAGTATGGAACTGGATCCATATTTCAATGCTGGTTACGGATCGGTTTTAACCACGGAAGGAAACGTTGAGATGGAGGCGAGCATAATGAATGGGGCAACATTGCGCGCAGGATGCTGCTCGCTCGTCAAAGACATCATGCATCCGATAAGTTTGGCGAGAAGGGTGATGAAGACCCCGCACAATTTCCTCGCTGGGGAAGGTGTGATGCAGTTCGCTGTCCAAGAGGTTTTATAATAATTAATTTGtataatatttgttttgttaGTCAAATAAACGTGTTATTCTAGGGGTTCGAAATAATGGATCCCCCTGGACAGCTGGTAACCGATTTTGCTAAAGAAGCTTTGGAGGAATGGAAAGAAGCTACGCATAGAGGCGAAAACGAATTTGCTCGCACCGAGATAGGATCATCTAATAAATACAGCAAAACCGAAGTGGGTACGGTCGGTGCCGTTGCAATCGATAGTTTGGGCAATATCGCTGTAGCGACATCCACCGGTGGTATAACAGGAAAGCTCCCAGGGAGAATTGGCGACACACCCTTAGTAGGGGCAGGAACGTACGCTGACAATCGGGTAGGAGGTGTGTCTACCACAGGTCATGGTGAAACCATCATGAGATATTCTTTAGCTCACGACATTCTCAAGCGAATTGAATTCCTTGGAGAAGATGCTCAAACTGCAACAGAAAATTCCTGTAAAACAATGACTGATAGATTAACTGGAACCGCAGGCGCCATCACCATTGATTGCAAAGGCCAAGTAGGAGTGTCATTCACCTCAAAAAGAATGGCTTGGGCTTATATCAAAGGGAAGCAACTTAAATATGGTATCGAACAAGACCAACACCTCGAAGAAACTGTACAAGAGTAGCGAAAATCTATGCAAAAACTTACCGCTGATCCAGGCGGCGATATTTGTGCGAGGATGTCAGTCTGTATTTGAAATGTTCAATCTGCCTTTCAAAGTTGCGGATTCATTTTTCGGTTGCTTTACGATAAatcaaatacaaaaa
Encoded proteins:
- the LOC134205440 gene encoding probable isoaspartyl peptidase/L-asparaginase GA20639, with translation MSSIEPIVLVHGGAGDIPTERVEGKLVGVKLAAKVGYAKLLDSGSVLDAVEVAVRSMELDPYFNAGYGSVLTTEGNVEMEASIMNGATLRAGCCSLVKDIMHPISLARRVMKTPHNFLAGEGVMQFAVQEGFEIMDPPGQLVTDFAKEALEEWKEATHRGENEFARTEIGSSNKYSKTEVGTVGAVAIDSLGNIAVATSTGGITGKLPGRIGDTPLVGAGTYADNRVGGVSTTGHGETIMRYSLAHDILKRIEFLGEDAQTATENSCKTMTDRLTGTAGAITIDCKGQVGVSFTSKRMAWAYIKGKQLKYGIEQDQHLEETVQE